A DNA window from Thiothrix subterranea contains the following coding sequences:
- the mnmH gene encoding tRNA 2-selenouridine(34) synthase MnmH, which produces MNPKDLGKHLPLIDDLHSLFLSDRPLLDVRAPVEFLEGAFPNAVNHPLMDDADREAIGTCYKQQGQDAAIALGMQRVSGDIKDARVAAWAAFAREHPDGVLYCFRGGLRSRISQQLLYEYTGIEYPRVEGGYKQMRQFLREQLDSLPNRLQPIILSGRTGSGKTRFLQTITQMIDLEGTANHRGSAFGSQAQRQPTQIQFENTLSIALLRKVSQEQTTLLFEDESRSIGSVHLPETFFKRLSEAPVILMQVPDEERVEISYQEYVLDNLQAFITLHNGDEATGFAAFSAYLLGSLDKIQRRLGGVRYQQVRQTMQAALAHQERTGQTEGHYDVVRLILLDYYDPMYDYQISKKQDRLVFTGSPAEVRDYLNAQGIQ; this is translated from the coding sequence ATGAATCCCAAAGACCTTGGTAAGCATCTACCGCTGATTGACGATTTGCACAGCCTGTTCCTATCCGACCGACCATTGTTGGATGTTCGCGCCCCCGTGGAATTTCTGGAAGGGGCATTTCCTAACGCTGTCAATCACCCGCTGATGGATGACGCGGATCGCGAAGCCATCGGCACCTGCTATAAACAGCAAGGGCAAGATGCGGCGATTGCCTTGGGGATGCAACGAGTCAGCGGTGATATTAAGGATGCACGGGTAGCGGCGTGGGCAGCCTTCGCCCGTGAGCACCCTGATGGTGTGTTGTACTGCTTTCGCGGCGGTTTGCGCTCGCGCATCTCGCAGCAATTGCTGTACGAATACACAGGCATCGAATACCCGCGTGTTGAGGGTGGCTATAAGCAGATGCGGCAGTTCTTGCGGGAACAATTGGACAGTTTACCGAACCGACTACAGCCTATTATTCTCAGCGGACGCACGGGTTCTGGCAAAACCCGTTTTCTGCAAACCATCACTCAAATGATTGATTTGGAGGGAACAGCGAACCATCGCGGCTCAGCATTCGGCTCACAAGCACAGCGTCAACCGACGCAAATCCAGTTTGAAAACACCCTGAGCATTGCCTTACTGCGCAAGGTTAGCCAAGAGCAAACCACCCTATTATTTGAAGATGAAAGCCGCAGTATCGGCTCGGTACATTTACCCGAAACGTTTTTCAAGCGGCTCTCGGAAGCGCCGGTGATCTTGATGCAAGTGCCGGATGAGGAACGGGTAGAAATCAGTTATCAGGAGTATGTGCTGGATAATTTGCAAGCTTTCATCACGCTGCATAACGGTGATGAAGCCACAGGTTTTGCCGCGTTTAGTGCGTACTTGCTGGGCAGTTTGGATAAAATTCAGCGACGCTTGGGCGGGGTTCGTTACCAACAAGTACGCCAGACGATGCAGGCGGCGTTGGCACATCAAGAACGGACGGGGCAAACCGAGGGGCATTATGATGTGGTGCGCCTCATTTTGTTGGATTATTACGACCCGATGTACGATTACCAGATCAGTAAGAAGCAGGATCGGCTGGTGTTTACGGGTTCACCAGCCGAGGTGCGGGATTACCTTAACGCACAAGGCATTCAATAA
- a CDS encoding RNA ligase family protein translates to MDKFFRFPHTPHIAWLGKDEPRSDKVLSQEEVNAFLINEVIVEEKLDGANLGISFNKAGEVQLQNRGSYLLPPYSGQFLKLGQWLDIHLDKLFDYLEDHHILFGEWCAAKHSLSYENLPDWFMAFDVYDKIQQQFWSTSRRNHLAKSIGISHIPCIQQGRLSLDDLKQIVMTQPSQFRQGIMEGIIIRKESADWILDRAKLVRPDFLQTIDSHWRGRLIEWNQVLPPFTTNVVIQN, encoded by the coding sequence GATAAAGTACTGTCACAAGAAGAAGTTAATGCATTTCTAATAAATGAAGTGATTGTCGAGGAAAAACTGGATGGCGCAAATCTGGGAATTTCTTTCAATAAGGCAGGTGAAGTACAACTGCAAAATCGTGGATCGTACCTTCTTCCCCCTTATAGTGGACAGTTTTTGAAACTTGGGCAATGGCTTGATATTCACTTAGATAAATTGTTTGACTATCTGGAAGATCATCACATTCTATTCGGCGAATGGTGTGCAGCTAAACATTCCCTTTCCTATGAAAATTTACCTGATTGGTTTATGGCTTTTGATGTTTATGACAAAATTCAGCAGCAATTTTGGTCTACGTCGCGCCGAAACCATTTGGCTAAATCTATCGGTATATCTCACATTCCCTGTATTCAACAAGGTCGTCTTAGCCTAGATGATTTAAAACAGATTGTTATGACCCAACCCAGTCAGTTTCGCCAAGGAATCATGGAAGGAATCATTATCCGTAAAGAATCTGCTGACTGGATATTGGATAGAGCAAAACTAGTACGCCCAGATTTTCTGCAAACGATTGATTCACATTGGAGGGGGCGGCTTATTGAGTGGAATCAAGTATTACCCCCTTTTACAACAAACGTTGTTATTCAAAATTAG
- a CDS encoding DUF1249 domain-containing protein, protein MLVKEQPATFAPRPKSFAALMEMYEINYIQLRLLCGDIRILPQATVSRVANGIPVSLTILDHTSHTSTLMLTYLFDESHNAKDNRPDMLIRVYHDSRQAEVVSHRCRLTEDPVQYWNKELDTMLLCRWRMNRFLYKWTNYLRRQGHCFT, encoded by the coding sequence ATGTTAGTCAAAGAACAACCCGCCACCTTCGCGCCACGCCCAAAATCTTTCGCCGCGCTGATGGAAATGTACGAAATAAATTATATCCAGTTGCGTCTATTGTGCGGCGACATACGTATCTTACCGCAAGCAACGGTATCACGGGTGGCAAACGGCATTCCGGTTTCACTCACGATTCTCGATCACACGTCTCATACCAGCACGTTGATGCTGACGTATTTGTTTGACGAAAGCCATAATGCCAAAGACAACCGCCCGGATATGCTGATTCGGGTTTACCACGATTCGCGCCAAGCTGAGGTGGTGAGTCACCGCTGCCGACTGACCGAAGACCCTGTACAGTATTGGAATAAAGAGTTAGACACGATGCTACTGTGTCGGTGGCGCATGAACAGATTCTTGTACAAGTGGACAAATTACTTACGCCGACAGGGGCACTGTTTCACCTAG
- a CDS encoding exopolysaccharide biosynthesis polyprenyl glycosylphosphotransferase: protein MTYVYVPSRVDLLKDSGKRQHTSSYHPFLKRGLDVGVSLLLLIMTLPLWLITAIAIKCESPGAVFFKQRRTGLFNQEFNIFKFRSMCEDAEKDGARWASKNDSRITRVGKFIRKTRIDELPQLLNVLKGDMSLVGPRPEREVFIHDLEKHIPFYRVRHSVKPGVTGLAQVSYTYGASVEDAKHKHRYDMEYIKHQSVWLDMRILFDTVRVVLTGQGV, encoded by the coding sequence ATGACATATGTGTATGTACCTAGTAGGGTTGACTTACTAAAAGACAGTGGCAAACGGCAGCATACAAGCAGTTACCACCCATTCCTGAAGCGCGGGCTGGATGTGGGCGTATCCTTATTGCTGTTAATCATGACATTACCCCTTTGGCTGATCACGGCTATCGCGATCAAATGCGAATCGCCCGGCGCAGTCTTTTTCAAACAACGGCGCACCGGCTTGTTTAATCAAGAATTTAACATCTTCAAGTTTCGCTCAATGTGTGAAGATGCCGAAAAAGATGGCGCACGCTGGGCTTCTAAAAATGACAGCCGCATTACACGGGTCGGCAAATTCATCCGCAAAACCCGCATTGATGAATTGCCGCAACTGCTCAATGTACTCAAAGGCGATATGTCGCTGGTTGGGCCGCGCCCAGAACGTGAGGTGTTTATCCATGACTTGGAAAAACATATCCCGTTTTACCGCGTGCGCCACAGCGTCAAGCCCGGTGTGACTGGATTGGCGCAAGTCAGCTACACCTATGGCGCATCGGTGGAAGATGCCAAACACAAACACCGTTACGATATGGAGTACATCAAGCATCAAAGCGTGTGGCTGGATATGCGGATTCTGTTCGATACCGTGCGGGTCGTGCTGACGGGTCAAGGGGTGTGA
- the gspF gene encoding type II secretion system inner membrane protein GspF, giving the protein MPAFEYLALNAAGKEERGIMEADTPRQIRQLLRNGDLIPLEVNEVAQKQKKTEGRSLFGGGRLNPADLALMTRQLATLVRAGSPIEEALGAVVRQTERNSSRRIFSAIRSRVMEGHTLAGALGLFPGAFPVLYRATVGAGEQSGHLSEVLERLADYTENRQHNQQKVTTALAYPLILLLVAIGVVSALLRFVVPKVVEAFSTLDIELPLLTRMLIAASEFLQNHGLTLLIGIILVIAGIVWLLQRPLWKARYHRLLLRLPVIGRITRGINTENFARTFSILSSSGVTVLDAMKISAEVVISIPMRRSVLEAAEKVREGMPIHKALERSGYFPPMMVYLIASGEGSGKLDEMLERAAIQQEREVQTKIATMLSLLEPGLILVMGGIVTLIVLSIMLPVMGGMSQIMR; this is encoded by the coding sequence ATGCCCGCGTTTGAATACCTCGCCCTGAATGCCGCCGGTAAAGAAGAGCGCGGCATTATGGAAGCGGATACCCCGCGTCAGATACGCCAGTTATTGCGCAATGGCGATTTGATTCCGCTGGAAGTCAATGAAGTCGCGCAAAAACAGAAAAAAACCGAAGGTCGTTCCCTATTCGGTGGCGGGCGACTCAATCCCGCCGATCTTGCGCTGATGACACGCCAACTTGCCACATTGGTACGCGCAGGTTCGCCGATTGAGGAAGCTTTGGGTGCGGTGGTGCGCCAAACCGAACGCAATTCCTCACGCCGCATTTTTTCTGCAATACGCTCACGGGTTATGGAAGGTCACACGCTGGCAGGCGCATTAGGCTTATTCCCCGGTGCGTTTCCGGTGTTGTATCGCGCTACCGTGGGCGCGGGCGAACAATCTGGGCATTTGTCCGAAGTGTTGGAACGCTTGGCGGATTACACCGAAAATCGCCAGCACAACCAGCAAAAAGTCACCACAGCGCTGGCTTACCCCTTGATTTTATTGCTAGTTGCGATTGGCGTGGTATCCGCCTTGCTGCGCTTTGTTGTCCCCAAAGTCGTGGAAGCGTTTTCGACGTTGGATATTGAGCTACCACTGCTCACGCGAATGCTGATTGCTGCCAGCGAATTCCTGCAAAATCACGGTTTGACCTTGCTCATTGGCATTATTTTGGTGATTGCGGGAATCGTGTGGCTATTGCAACGCCCGCTGTGGAAAGCGCGTTACCACCGCCTGTTATTGCGCCTGCCGGTCATCGGACGCATTACCCGTGGCATTAACACCGAAAACTTTGCCCGCACCTTCAGCATCCTCAGCAGCAGTGGCGTAACGGTATTGGACGCGATGAAAATTTCTGCGGAAGTCGTCATCAGCATTCCCATGCGCCGCTCGGTGCTGGAAGCAGCCGAAAAAGTGCGCGAAGGGATGCCGATTCACAAAGCGCTGGAACGTTCCGGCTATTTCCCGCCGATGATGGTCTACCTGATCGCCAGTGGCGAAGGCAGTGGCAAACTCGATGAAATGCTGGAACGCGCCGCCATCCAGCAAGAGCGCGAAGTGCAAACCAAAATTGCCACCATGCTCAGTTTGCTCGAACCCGGCTTAATTTTGGTGATGGGCGGTATCGTTACTTTAATTGTCCTTTCTATCATGCTCCCGGTCATGGGTGGCATGTCGCAGATCATGCGTTAA
- a CDS encoding DUF423 domain-containing protein, whose amino-acid sequence MKKDHFLLIASVSGMLAVALGAFGAHGLEKLVDARMLQRFHTGVEYQFYHSLALLLISILYKQIKNKYVYYAGYAFLLGIVLFSGSLYLYVLTEIKALVLVTPLGGLSFIVGWVLLAFSAKNSAYSEKR is encoded by the coding sequence GTGAAAAAAGATCATTTTCTGTTAATCGCCAGTGTGTCAGGAATGCTCGCAGTTGCATTAGGGGCATTTGGTGCACACGGTTTGGAAAAATTAGTCGATGCGAGGATGTTGCAACGTTTTCATACCGGTGTCGAGTACCAGTTTTACCATTCCTTGGCATTATTATTGATTAGTATTTTATATAAACAGATAAAAAATAAGTATGTTTATTATGCCGGTTATGCATTTTTGTTAGGCATTGTGTTGTTCTCTGGTAGTCTCTATCTGTATGTTTTAACAGAAATTAAAGCATTAGTACTGGTAACGCCCCTAGGTGGACTTAGCTTTATTGTGGGCTGGGTGCTACTGGCTTTTTCTGCAAAAAACAGTGCCTATTCAGAGAAAAGATAA
- a CDS encoding metallophosphoesterase, with amino-acid sequence MSYTPFKFFGKNSRGRDFVVGDIHGSFSALERLLQRIDFDPEADRVFSVGDLIDRGAESHRVIEFLNHSWFHSIMGNHERMLLDSEYNAAVLENWTRYNGGAWWKRVPEHIRPRIRNVLAQLPLAFEVSTANGHIGIVHADIPTGIPWHQFIRSLESDPDMEEYALWSRNRYKHFKMMGRTVPVDGIDLVVFGHTPVSKPLHTANFYYIDTGAALLDDKALGTLTLLQIHPVMALHQLDVRTEEDVHAPA; translated from the coding sequence ATGAGTTATACACCTTTTAAATTTTTTGGTAAAAATTCACGCGGGCGCGATTTTGTCGTCGGTGATATTCATGGCTCCTTTTCAGCACTAGAACGGCTGTTGCAGCGTATTGATTTTGATCCTGAGGCTGATCGGGTGTTTTCGGTCGGGGATCTGATTGATCGTGGTGCGGAGTCGCATCGCGTGATTGAGTTTCTCAACCACAGTTGGTTTCATTCAATCATGGGAAATCATGAACGCATGTTGCTGGACTCAGAATACAACGCCGCAGTGTTGGAAAACTGGACACGCTACAACGGCGGTGCTTGGTGGAAGCGTGTCCCTGAGCATATTCGACCGCGCATTCGCAATGTGTTGGCGCAATTGCCACTGGCCTTTGAGGTATCGACGGCGAACGGGCATATTGGCATTGTTCATGCTGATATTCCGACGGGGATTCCTTGGCATCAATTCATCCGTTCGTTGGAATCAGACCCGGATATGGAAGAATACGCGCTGTGGTCGCGCAATCGCTACAAACATTTCAAGATGATGGGGCGCACTGTACCGGTCGATGGCATTGACTTGGTGGTATTTGGGCATACGCCAGTCAGTAAGCCGTTACACACCGCGAATTTCTATTATATTGACACCGGTGCTGCGTTGTTAGATGACAAAGCTTTAGGCACATTAACCTTGTTGCAAATTCATCCGGTGATGGCGTTGCATCAATTGGATGTGCGCACTGAGGAAGATGTTCACGCTCCGGCGTGA
- a CDS encoding alpha-D-glucose phosphate-specific phosphoglucomutase, with amino-acid sequence MTIQTIKTTPFDDQKPGTSGLRKSVKQFKKPDYLQTFVQAIFNTLDNVQGSTLILGGDGRYFNREAIQIILCMAAAAGFGRVILGQGGILSTPAASNLIRQYQAIGGIILSASHNAGGPDGDFGIKFNGANGGPAPESLTEAMFAESKQLHEYHIASLQPIPVDKLGTYQLAGMQVEVVDSVSDYLALMETIFDFDKIAALLTSDHFKMRFDAMHAVTGPYGHRILEERLGAPVDTVIQGEPLADFGGGHPDPNQTHAHELMAMLYARNSDIDFGAASDGDGDRNMILGKRFFVTPSDSLAILAANARLIPGYKDGIAGIARSMPTSQAPDRVAAKLGIPCFETPTGWKFFGNLLDAGKITLCGEESFGTGSDHVREKDGLWAVLFWLNLLAEKQDSVENIVRKHWAEYGRNYYSRHDYEAIELKDANALVDALQAQLPGLVGKQFGALTVGATDNFTYTDPVDGSVSKNQGIRILFTDGSRIIFRLSGTGTQGATLRVYLEKYEADVSKHDQEVQDALADLLAIVQQVARIEHFTGREAADVVT; translated from the coding sequence ATGACTATCCAGACCATTAAAACCACACCTTTCGATGACCAAAAACCGGGAACATCCGGTTTACGGAAAAGCGTCAAGCAATTCAAGAAGCCTGATTATTTGCAAACCTTTGTACAAGCCATTTTCAATACCTTGGACAATGTACAAGGAAGCACTCTGATTCTCGGCGGTGACGGGCGTTATTTTAACCGCGAGGCGATTCAAATCATTCTGTGCATGGCCGCCGCAGCCGGATTTGGGCGAGTCATTTTAGGGCAGGGGGGGATTCTATCGACTCCGGCTGCTTCTAATCTGATCAGGCAATACCAAGCCATCGGTGGCATTATTTTATCGGCGAGCCACAATGCGGGTGGGCCGGATGGCGATTTCGGTATCAAATTCAACGGTGCTAACGGCGGCCCCGCTCCAGAAAGCCTGACGGAAGCGATGTTTGCGGAATCCAAACAGCTTCACGAATACCACATTGCGTCGCTTCAGCCGATTCCGGTCGACAAGTTGGGAACGTACCAGCTTGCTGGAATGCAGGTGGAGGTGGTGGATTCGGTCAGTGACTATCTGGCGCTGATGGAAACCATTTTCGACTTTGACAAAATTGCTGCATTGTTAACGTCTGACCATTTCAAAATGCGCTTTGATGCGATGCACGCGGTGACTGGCCCTTACGGTCATCGGATTTTGGAAGAGCGTCTGGGCGCACCTGTCGATACGGTGATTCAAGGTGAACCGTTGGCAGATTTTGGTGGCGGGCATCCTGACCCGAATCAAACGCACGCGCACGAGTTGATGGCAATGCTGTATGCGCGGAATTCCGACATTGATTTTGGCGCAGCTTCCGACGGCGACGGCGATCGCAATATGATTCTGGGCAAGCGTTTTTTTGTAACCCCTAGCGATAGCCTTGCGATTTTGGCGGCGAATGCGCGTTTGATTCCGGGTTATAAAGATGGCATTGCAGGCATTGCGCGTTCCATGCCCACCAGCCAAGCGCCGGATCGTGTTGCGGCGAAACTGGGTATCCCGTGTTTTGAAACGCCAACCGGCTGGAAGTTTTTCGGCAACTTATTGGACGCTGGCAAGATCACCTTGTGCGGCGAAGAGAGCTTTGGTACAGGTTCTGATCATGTGCGCGAAAAAGACGGGTTGTGGGCAGTACTGTTCTGGCTGAACTTGTTGGCAGAAAAGCAGGATTCGGTGGAAAACATCGTGCGCAAGCATTGGGCGGAATACGGGCGCAATTACTATTCACGCCACGATTACGAAGCTATTGAGCTGAAAGACGCCAATGCTCTGGTGGATGCGTTGCAGGCACAGTTGCCGGGTTTGGTAGGCAAACAGTTTGGTGCTTTGACGGTCGGAGCAACCGATAATTTCACTTACACCGATCCGGTCGATGGTTCAGTAAGCAAAAATCAAGGGATTCGCATCCTGTTTACTGACGGTTCGCGCATTATCTTCCGTTTATCGGGTACAGGGACGCAGGGCGCAACTTTGCGTGTTTACCTCGAAAAGTACGAGGCGGATGTCAGCAAACACGATCAGGAGGTGCAAGACGCGCTGGCTGATCTGCTCGCTATCGTGCAACAGGTTGCCAGAATCGAGCACTTTACTGGGCGCGAAGCGGCGGATGTTGTGACTTGA
- the selD gene encoding selenide, water dikinase SelD translates to METPIRMTEYSHGSGCGCKIAPAVLDVILHSQLPPDVCDALLVGNSSRDDAAVYDLGNGKAVISTTDFFMPIVDDPFTFGRIAATNAISDVYAMGGKPIMAIAIFGWPLDKLPPEVGREVVEGGRKACQDAGIPLAGGHSIDAPEPIFGLAVTGIVQTRHLKQNSTAQAGCKLYLTKPLGIGILTTAQKRKVLLPEHSNLAIDTMCRMNSIGAQFGEIPAVTALTDVTGFGLGGHLREMCEGSGLQAVIQFDQVPVLPHIPQYLDMDCSPGGAQRNFDSYGYALGAMTERQRQIICDPQTSGGLLVALAPEGEAEFLAVCQQAGLDLQPIGYLREPVAGNALITLE, encoded by the coding sequence ATGGAAACCCCCATCCGCATGACCGAATACAGCCACGGCTCCGGTTGTGGCTGTAAAATTGCCCCTGCCGTACTGGATGTCATCTTACACAGCCAACTGCCACCCGATGTTTGCGATGCCTTATTGGTCGGTAACAGTTCCCGCGATGATGCCGCCGTTTACGATTTAGGTAATGGCAAGGCGGTTATCAGCACCACCGATTTTTTCATGCCGATTGTCGATGATCCGTTCACGTTTGGGCGCATTGCCGCCACCAATGCCATCAGCGATGTCTACGCAATGGGCGGTAAACCGATCATGGCGATTGCGATTTTCGGCTGGCCGCTCGACAAATTACCGCCGGAAGTCGGGCGTGAAGTGGTCGAAGGCGGGCGCAAAGCCTGTCAGGATGCGGGCATTCCCCTCGCAGGCGGTCACAGCATCGACGCACCCGAACCCATTTTCGGCTTGGCGGTCACGGGCATTGTGCAAACCCGCCACCTCAAGCAAAACAGCACTGCGCAAGCGGGATGCAAACTCTATCTCACTAAACCGCTGGGTATCGGCATCCTCACCACCGCGCAAAAACGCAAAGTGCTCTTGCCCGAACACAGCAATCTCGCCATTGATACCATGTGCCGTATGAATAGCATCGGCGCACAATTTGGCGAAATACCAGCCGTCACCGCGCTCACCGATGTCACCGGCTTTGGGCTGGGCGGACATTTGCGCGAAATGTGCGAAGGCAGCGGCTTGCAAGCAGTTATTCAGTTCGACCAAGTGCCGGTATTGCCACACATCCCCCAATATTTAGACATGGATTGCTCACCGGGCGGCGCACAACGCAATTTCGACAGCTACGGTTATGCGCTGGGGGCAATGACAGAACGCCAGCGGCAAATCATTTGCGACCCCCAAACCAGCGGTGGCTTGCTGGTCGCGCTTGCACCCGAAGGCGAAGCGGAATTCTTAGCCGTGTGCCAGCAGGCGGGCTTGGACTTGCAACCGATTGGCTACTTACGCGAACCCGTTGCCGGTAACGCGCTGATTACGTTGGAATAA
- a CDS encoding Fe-S cluster assembly transcription factor yields the protein MKLSTKGRYAVTAMMDLAIHDHQGPVTLADISQCQGISLSYLEQLFAKLRKEGLVEGVRGPGGGYRLGRPSSQISIAEIINAVDENIDVTRCLGTKDCHGGEKCLTHQLWEDLSGRLYEFLDNLTLASFINRPEIREVSRRQDTIASRIATMFPPRPTIGAAVSASC from the coding sequence ATGAAACTGTCAACAAAAGGTCGGTACGCGGTCACTGCCATGATGGATCTGGCGATTCACGATCATCAAGGCCCTGTCACGCTGGCAGATATTTCACAATGCCAAGGCATTTCTTTGTCTTATCTTGAGCAATTGTTTGCAAAGTTGCGTAAAGAAGGTTTAGTGGAAGGGGTGCGCGGCCCAGGTGGTGGTTATCGTTTAGGCCGCCCTTCCAGCCAGATCAGCATCGCGGAAATCATTAATGCGGTAGACGAAAACATTGACGTAACCCGTTGCCTTGGCACTAAAGATTGCCACGGTGGTGAGAAATGCTTAACCCATCAACTGTGGGAAGATTTGAGCGGACGTTTGTATGAATTTTTGGATAATCTGACCTTAGCCAGTTTCATCAATCGCCCTGAAATCCGCGAAGTGTCGCGCCGTCAAGACACGATTGCCAGCCGGATTGCCACGATGTTCCCTCCACGTCCCACAATTGGTGCAGCCGTAAGCGCTAGTTGCTGA
- a CDS encoding class I SAM-dependent methyltransferase, protein MTGETLQVEQLSRYQLVQTPARLELHDTHDPKVGAVYVDFVEGKAQYRRKFGGGKGQDIAKAIGLHKFKHPHVIDATAGLGRESFVLATLGCTVTLLERSPVVHALLADGLKRALASDDQETLEIASRMTLYPADAHVWLTELPAVAWPDVIYLDPMFPDRQKSALVQKEMRFFHEVVGADPDSDGLLALAQERAKRRVVVKRPRHAPELHGCKPAFVISGKTVRYDVYLGKATAQEHAHQE, encoded by the coding sequence ATGACTGGCGAAACACTTCAAGTAGAGCAATTATCTCGCTATCAACTGGTGCAAACCCCTGCACGGCTGGAACTACACGATACCCACGACCCCAAAGTGGGTGCTGTGTACGTCGATTTCGTGGAAGGCAAAGCCCAATACCGCCGTAAATTCGGTGGCGGCAAAGGGCAGGACATTGCCAAAGCGATTGGCTTACACAAATTCAAACATCCCCATGTGATTGACGCGACCGCTGGTTTAGGGCGCGAATCCTTCGTGCTGGCGACCTTGGGTTGCACGGTGACGTTGCTGGAACGTTCGCCGGTGGTTCACGCCTTGCTTGCCGATGGTTTGAAACGGGCGCTGGCGAGTGATGATCAGGAAACGCTGGAAATTGCTTCGCGCATGACCTTGTATCCGGCAGATGCGCACGTATGGCTAACAGAACTTCCGGCAGTGGCATGGCCTGATGTAATTTATCTCGACCCCATGTTTCCCGATCGGCAGAAGTCCGCTTTGGTGCAAAAAGAGATGCGTTTTTTTCACGAAGTAGTGGGAGCCGATCCCGACAGTGATGGATTGTTAGCATTGGCTCAGGAACGCGCTAAGCGGCGGGTCGTCGTTAAGCGCCCACGTCACGCGCCTGAATTACACGGCTGTAAACCGGCTTTTGTCATCAGTGGTAAAACCGTGCGTTATGATGTTTATTTAGGCAAGGCAACTGCGCAAGAACACGCCCATCAGGAATAA